The following coding sequences lie in one Ostrea edulis chromosome 8, xbOstEdul1.1, whole genome shotgun sequence genomic window:
- the LOC125663095 gene encoding uncharacterized protein LOC125663095 yields MTKLSLYSVSETPPSAIKLWVQTPPSVIKLWVQTPPSVIKLWVQTPPSVIKLWVQTPPSVIKLWVQIPPSVIRLWIQTPPSVIKLWVQTPPSVIKLWVQTPPSVIKLWVQTPPSVIKLWVQIPPSVIRLWIQTPPSVIRLWVQTPPSVIRLWIQTPPSVIRLWVQIPLSVIRLWIQTPPSVIRLSVQTPPDVISLWVQTPPGVIRLWIQTPPSVIKLWVQILPSVIKLWVQIPPSVIRLWIQTPPSVIKLWVQTPPSAIRLWVQTPPSVIRLSVQTPPDVISLWVQIPPGVIRLWVQTPPSVIRLWVQTPPDVISLWVQTPPDVISLWVQTPPGVIRLWVQTPPGVIRLWVQTPPGVIRLWVQSSK; encoded by the coding sequence ATGACAAAGTTGAGCCTGTATTCTGTATCCGAAACCCCACCCAGTGCCATCAAGTTGTGGGTACAAACCCCACCCAGTGTCATCAAGTTGTGGGTACAAACCCCACCCAGTGTCATCAAGTTGTGGGTACAAACCCCACCCAGTGTCATCAAGTTGTGGGTACAAACCCCGCCCAGTGTCATCAAGTTGTGGGTACAAATCCCACCCAGTGTCATCAGGTTGTGGATACAAACCCCACCCAGTGTCATCAAGTTGTGGGTACAAACCCCACCCAGTGTCATCAAGTTGTGGGTACAAACCCCACCCAGTGTCATCAAGTTGTGGGTACAAACCCCGCCCAGTGTCATCAAGTTGTGGGTACAAATCCCACCCAGTGTCATCAGGTTGTGGATACAAACCCCACCCAGTGTCATCAGGTTGTGGGTACAAACCCCACCCAGTGTCATCAGGTTGTGGATACAAACCCCACCCAGTGTCATCAGGTTGTGGGTACAAATCCCACTCAGTGTCATCAGGTTGTGGATACAAACCCCACCCAGTGTCATCAGGTTGTCGGTACAAACTCCACCCGATGTCATCAGTTTGTGGGTACAAACCCCACCCGGTGTCATCAGGTTGTGGATACAAACCCCACCCAGTGTCATCAAGTTGTGGGTACAAATCCTACCCAGTGTCATCAAGTTGTGGGTACAAATCCCACCCAGTGTCATCAGGTTGTGGATACAAACCCCACCCAGTGTCATCAAGTTGTGGGTACAAACCCCGCCCAGTGCCATCAGGTTGTGGGTACAAACCCCGCCCAGTGTCATCAGGTTGTCGGTACAAACTCCACCCGATGTCATCAGTTTGTGGGTACAAATTCCACCCGGTGTCATTAGGTTGTGGGTACAAACTCCACCCAGTGTCATCAGGTTGTGGGTACAAACTCCACCCGATGTCATCAGTTTGTGGGTACAAACTCCACCCGATGTCATCAGTTTGTGGGTACAAACTCCACCTGGTGTCATCAGGTTGTGGGTACAAACCCCACCCGGTGTCATCAGGTTGTGGGTACAAACTCCACCCGGTGTCATCAGGTTGTGGGTACAATCATCCAAATAG